The Cutaneotrichosporon cavernicola HIS019 DNA, chromosome: 3 region GACGCCCAAGACGGTCGCGTGGGCTGACGACGAGAATCAGCCATTAGAGCGGATAAGAGAGCCACAGCCTGGCGAGATCGTGTCCTATCCGCcgcgcaagaagcgcaagatCCTCATGCTCacggcgccgagcgacgacgacgacgtaCCCGAGGCAAACAAACTCGAATTTGGCGGCAAGATGGACTGGTCCAACGGCGAGTCCTCCAATGCGGAAGGGGTGTCACGCACCGCGTCGGAGGCTGCTGCCGATTCCGATGATGAAGAGTTCGCCAGGATGCTTGAGGCAAGCCTCGCTGACGACCAGTAGTTCTGCCGCCCTAGCGCGCCTCGCGATTGCGTGATGTGACATGTAGCCATAGGCATGCATAGGACTTGACAAGCCGTCGGGTCATTACAAGCTCTCACCCTTCACACACCGCCATCTCGCATCTACTCTGCTCTCTCCAACATCGTCGGAGCTGCCCGCGCTGGAACGTTAAAGTTGCGGCGGTTGAGCAACAAGCCCTTGATAGCGCGCACCTCGCGGCGGACGTTGTCCCACTCCTCGCTCCGAGCCGGCGGGATCCCGAGTGGCGACGGCTCGGGTTGGCCGGCGACCTTGCCACCCGCgctggcgaggttggcgctGAGGGTACCCAAGCCGACGCGACCAGTGTTGGTGGCGCCCGGCACCGGTCCCCATGGTGTGCTCGGCCCGCCCGATCGAGCGAGGAAGAGTTCGCGGTGCAGCCCGGAAGTGTATCCCTCCAATGTGCTAACGAGCGACGTGCGGGTAGTAGCCGTAGCATCAAGGTTGGCCGCGAGGTCCTTAAGCGCGGCAGAAAGGTCGCCAACATCAGCGCGGAGAGGGACAGGGGGCGGCTTAGTGGCTGGGGggaactcgtcctcgagacTGGTAATGGCCGACTTTGGGCTCTCTGGCTCCTGGCCAGGCAGCGCGATCTgcttgtccttctcctgTTCCTTCGCGGCAGCCTTCTCGGcccgctcggcctcgatctTTGCGATagcctcgtcgcgctcggccgtctcctcggcatTCAGGGCTAGGGGGAACATCCCGAGGCCGCGGACGAGTTGCAGCTTCTCGAGGAGAGCGCGCCAGCGGTCCTTTTGCGCGCCGGCGATCGCATTACGTGCTGAATAGGTCGCATGTAGtagcgggaggaggaagacaCTCCATGcgccagcgaggagggccgaaccgccgacgaggagggagacgaCATACGTAAGGCGCTTCAGTTGTTGGGGTAAAGTGCTGAGGGGTCGCGGAGCGTTCTTCAGGTGCGTTACGGTGGGAGGGAAGGccgcggctgcggcgggGATCACGGGGTATGCGGGAGGAATGGATGCGGGTGCCGTGGGCGTTGGGGCAGAagctggggctggggttgtCTCGGGTGCGCTAGTGGCAGATACTGTCGCGGATGCAGCAGGCACAGGAGGGATAGAAGTGGAAGCGGTCTCGATGGGAGCTGTCTCGATCGGTGCAGAGGTGAGCGGGGACTCGGTTGGAGCAGCTGGTGCAGAGGTGGGCACTGCTGGTGACTCCACGATCGGCGGAGGGCTAGCGAAGCTGGCCTCCGATGGCGGAGTGACAGTTGCTTCGGGGGCCGATActgcctcgccgagcggcgCTGAGGAAGGAGCTGGTGGGTCGTTGGgcatggcgatggcgatggagatgacggagatgaagaagatggaAGATGAAGTGGGTGTATCGGCAACAGTGTTCCCGGTGGCCACCCAGGTACGCCCGCTCCCCTCTATTCACGTGGAATTGATCCCGTTGCCGCTGGaccgacctccaccgctCGAGCAAGACGCGCTTGGGGTCATtgttgacgtcgacatcgacacTCCCAACTCCATCCCAGCTGCATCCATGTCGGCCGTCGAGGGTATGTTTTATGCgagtggaggggaggagacTGATGGAagcgccaccaccaactatcccggcggcgacgctagccgcgctcgacaagTACAAGGCCGGACACAAGGATACCAAGGGTGAGTGGGATGCGCGAACCGCGGACGTTGGGCTGTGGTTGTCTAGTGGCGCGGCGTAGCAGCTCCCCCGACTATTCGCGTCAAGCTGCAGCGCGTCATCATGAGCGTGTTAGACCCATCCATTGTTGCCTGCGTCACACTCGCGCTCACACTAGTCGTCGTGCTGTTCAAGTCTATCGGCTCTGCACCGATCATGAAGAACAATGTATTCAAGATTAGCGCGAACAACAAGTTCCACACCGTCAACTCGTTCCTGCGAAAGCAGCTGGGGTTCAAGGCTGGAGATCCACTGGTGCGTCCCGCTGAGACTGCTCTCACCACCCTTCCCCGGACTGTGGCGTGATGGGGCTCCCATTCTGTCGCATATCTTCTAGCTACTATTCATAGTACActagctgacaacagttCACGTATATTAACGGCGCGTTTGCACCAACACCCGACGACATCGTCGGTAACCTGTACGACTGCTTCCAGACGGGCGAACGGCTCATTGTCAATTACAGCAACACGCAGGCTTGGGGATAGGCGCTGGACAAGGACATACCCGCTGTACCATCACATGTAATCTTACGCTGACGCGGACGGCCGAACGGGGttcgccctcgaggactGGGAGCTGGACGACCGCTGAGAGGAGCTGGTGCGGGTATATGGCGCTGGAACACCATCTACGCGATCATAAGCCCCCTCATTCTCGTGCCCCATGCCCTGCACAAGCTCTGCAAGCCAAAAGATAAGCTGTTATGGACGGGTTAGGAATCGAACCAAAGACCTTGTCAAGAGATCCTAATAGCAATGCTAATGAATGCTAATGACacgctctaccaactgagctaCACGCCCTTGCACACGTTCTCTATTTTCTGTGGTCACGTGACTGCCGTGACCAGGTAGTGAGCGTGCTGTTCGAGGCAATGGATGGTCTGGAGAACTGAAGGGTTGTGGGCCGCGAGTACGGCATGAGAAGGGTTTGGAAACGATGTGGAGGGTCCCGTCAATTTCGCTCAACAGGCACACTTCATTCCAGAGATGTGATGTGTCTCAGACGCTCTTGCTCTGCAAAACGCACGCGTGTACTGGTTGGCGTACTCGGCCGCGGTAGCATTACCCCCATGCACAGGCTATCTCCGGTCTCCGACGCGATGGGAACGCTGCATGGGAGAGCGCTGCAGAGCATTGGACGACGCCACCTAACCCCTAATCATGGTGAACAACATCAAGCTTTGTCAGCCGTGGCCTCATGCCCGCGTCCTCTACCGCCCCTAACCAGTCTCACTGGACCGAGAGCGATAACCTCTCCTTTCCCTGACTAATACCGATCCATGGAGCGCGTTGCAGTGTCTGCAGCTGCTTCCAAGACGGTAactcctccagctcctcatCCGGACCCGCCGGCCGTCGTAACACCTCGTCAGCCATAATCCAGCACCTCAGCGCAGCCTCGACGATAGCCGTCTCTCAGTGCCCAGTACGACGCAGTCCTCAACAAGGCAAGCAACCCCACTTCAGAGCACATCCTCACGCAGGCTAACACTTTGACCCTCCTTCTCTGGTAGGATGTCACGAAGTGCCCCAACAGAGCGTTGCTGCGACACGTCGCCACCAGCAACACGAACACCTTGCGGACGAGAGGTACGTGTAAGGCGAGGCCATCAATGACAGATGTTAGTTATTCAGTACTCTGCCGGTCATCTGTCTAGCCGAGACAGTGTTACATCGTCTATGGGTCCTCAAACCCAGCCACAGCGCGCCGTGGGCGGTCGGGGACTGGCGTCAGTATCTTCCGTGGTGCGTTGCCCAGCTGGGCccaactcgtcgtcacAGGAAACCCGCCGCCAACCAGTCGCCAGCAATTGTGTGCGGGATAATTATCCCCGATGCCATGTcagacctccacctccctccaTCATCCAGTCAACCCACTAACGCCACCGACTGATATCTTctcttcccttcccttccctctactccccctctcccttccacatcctcgtccacccCTTACCCCCTCCCAGACCACAAATACGCCGCTCACTCCCTCGCGGAAAACTCACTAGGGTACGTCGTCGGCACGCGGTTCGCGGGCTTCCAGCCCATCGACTTGCGAATCGGAGGGACGCCAAACACAAGCGCCGGGCCTGCAATCAGCATTatctccttctctctcATCCCCCATCTCTCTCAAGGCGTACCCGCAAAGCCGATCACGAGCGAGTAGAAGATGACGGGCTGCTCGTGCGCAGTGcgttgctgctgtcagcttctGCGTCCCCTGACCCCAAAACGAGACCGGGAAAGCTAGACGCTTCTGCTCCCTCTGTCCTCGTCCCGTTGATGTTGAGACGTACGAAAGCGCGGTAGATGGCGGACATGGCGATGTTGTTGCTGATGTCGAGATGGGATGCCCAAGGTTGGCCAACCAGAGTACAGACGTTGGGAAGAGCGGAGCCAATTCCACGTGGGTGCACCACCGTGGGAAAGTGAAATTGCCACCCAGTGCTTCAACTGACATAGCCACAGCTTGTCACAGCTTGTCAATTGCCATAAGTCGAGATCGAAGAGTCTGAAGCCTGGTGACTGGTCAGCTGGTCAACTGGCCAGCTGCAGGGCTGTGCTGTATAGTAGAGCCGCAAGGTTCTGCTCGGTGTATGGCAGGCTTTGATGTTGTAGCGTGCAGCTACGCCTGTGGCCAACCGCGAGCGCTGGAGCCCGAGTTGGAACTCGTCTTTGGAGGAGAGCGATGAAGATGCCGAAAACCGACGCATACGATACTGGTCATAGAAACCCGTCTTACGGTCATTACCGGGGAGGAATATCGCACGCTcgtggatgaggaggtgTATGAGCTCGGCAGTTCAGCGCGCTGATATAGGTACTGTGCGGTAGAAGGTGACAGATGATAGACAAGAGTGTGGGTAACAACAGGAGTGTTGATGAGTCGGGGTTAGCCGCCTTGCCTTGCTCCACCTATGTTCTTCGCCTGTAGTGACAGTCCACAATCTCTGCTTGCGGTCTCCAGTTTctctcctccgccctcggcgctccTCCAACACTGGATAACTGTTCCTGTCGAGGATGTTTAGCTCGTGATACATCATGTACATATCTTAAAGCTTTGCGTTGCCACCCCCAAGGCCCCAGCGCGCAAACCATTCCGCGGCACGCGCGACCATCTCAGGCGTGCAGATATGCCCGATCCCTGGCTGGATCCACTGGTCGGTCGCGCGTGCGTCGGCCCGAACCTTTTCCCAGTCCTCGTTCCCAAATGACGGAggcacgacctcgtcgacaccaCCACACAGAGCGAGGATGTACTTGTCCTTGAACGTTCCGGGCGCCGTCTTGCCCTCATAGAACTCGCGCGTCGCCTTGGGGAAGTACATCTTGTCTGTACCGATTGTTCCGTCGGCGCGGAAACGGGTGGTGTGCACCTGATTGAGCGAATCGGGAGGAACCGAGATGATCGGCACGGCAATGCGAACACGGGggtctggtgtgagcaaCGCGGGCCAAAATAGTTGCACGAGGCGACGACTCACCAGTCTTCATCAGACGCCACACAGCGTGTCCACCGAGCGAGACGCCGGTGCACATGAACTCGACAATCTTGCGCTCGCCCAGCGGGAAGACGTAGTCCTCGAGCATGTCCATGATGAGCTGGtggtcctcgacggcacCCGTGAGCGTCGTGGCCATTGCGACACTAAAgtcagcctcagcctcagtCTCAGAAGCCGAGAGGCAGGATACTCACAGACGAAGCGGGTTCTTGTTGTACGACAGTgtgtccttcttgagcttACGGGTACCATGGTTACGCTGGTCGTAGGTCACGACAATGACGTCGCGCGTCctccgcgcgccgagcttggtCATCTCCCCAACGAGGCCGTGGCACATATTCTCCATCTGGGCCGCGTTGTTCGCCCACCCGTGCGCCACGATCTGACGTCAGCACATGACCCAGGATGACCAAGGCCGTCAACTCACAACAACCGCAACGGGCTTGTCACCGCCCTTGATCTCCTCAAGACCGTACACTGTaatgtcgaggtcgacgagagTGAAGGGCGTCTTTGAGCACGGCTTGTACCCGAGGTTGAGCGATGGGAAGTCCATGACGTGAGCTGGGTCCTGGTTGCccaggcggcgcgagggGATCTTGGGGATCgacatggtggtggtggtgagggaATGATCGAGCAGCTGCCAGAGAACAGAAATAGAGAGATAAAGAGATAGAGTGTCACTGAAACAAGAAGACAAGAACGTTGCGGACGATATCGAGCGATGGGGAT contains the following coding sequences:
- the atg12 gene encoding uncharacterized protein (Ubiquitin-like autophagy protein Apg12), whose amino-acid sequence is MSAVEAPPPTIPAATLAALDKYKAGHKDTKVVVLFKSIGSAPIMKNNVFKISANNKFHTVNSFLRKQLGFKAGDPLFTYINGAFAPTPDDIVGNLYDCFQTGERLIVNYSNTQAWG
- the N19M gene encoding uncharacterized protein (NADH-ubiquinone oxidoreductase 9.5 kDa subunit) produces the protein MSAIYRAFQRTAHEQPVIFYSLVIGFAGPALVFGVPPIRKSMGWKPANRVPTTYPIPDRPRRAVAGFEDP
- a CDS encoding uncharacterized protein (Alpha/beta hydrolase family), with product MSIPKIPSRRLGNQDPAHVMDFPSLNLGYKPCSKTPFTLVDLDITVYGLEEIKGGDKPVAVVIVAHGWANNAAQMENMCHGLVGEMTKLGARRTRDVIVVTYDQRNHGTRKLKKDTLSYNKNPLRLVAMATTLTGAVEDHQLIMDMLEDYVFPLGERKIVEFMCTGVSLGGHAVWRLMKTDPRVRIAVPIISVPPDSLNQVHTTRFRADGTIGTDKMYFPKATREFYEGKTAPGTFKDKYILALCGGVDEVVPPSFGNEDWEKVRADARATDQWIQPGIGHICTPEMVARAAEWFARWGLGGGNAKL